Proteins from a genomic interval of Mycolicibacterium grossiae:
- a CDS encoding TetR/AcrR family transcriptional regulator produces MDTSKRLRPGRHQLSRDEVKANQRERILAALETVMGDKGYLDTSVADIIKVAGVSRQTFYELFADKQECFLAGYGLRQRAVIDFMVASRAVEPSLDAFGALLQTYLTVMAADPGLSRLYLVGVYTAGPEAVAKRLELQQEFVEGVQSALGARTDQDRFTCQALVAAVSTLVTNAVLDDDPQAVLHLHGPLMEMAARLVGPGVTGA; encoded by the coding sequence ATGGATACCAGCAAGCGACTGCGGCCCGGCAGGCATCAGTTGAGCCGCGACGAGGTCAAGGCGAACCAGCGTGAGCGCATCCTGGCCGCGCTGGAGACGGTGATGGGCGACAAGGGCTACCTCGACACCAGCGTCGCGGACATCATCAAGGTCGCCGGGGTGTCCCGGCAGACGTTCTACGAGCTGTTCGCCGACAAGCAGGAGTGCTTCCTCGCCGGGTACGGGCTGCGTCAGCGGGCGGTCATCGACTTCATGGTGGCGAGCCGCGCCGTCGAGCCGTCACTGGACGCGTTCGGCGCGCTGCTTCAGACGTACCTGACCGTGATGGCCGCCGATCCGGGACTGTCGCGGCTGTACCTGGTGGGTGTCTACACCGCCGGGCCGGAGGCCGTCGCCAAGCGCCTCGAACTGCAGCAGGAGTTCGTCGAGGGCGTGCAGTCGGCGCTCGGCGCGCGCACCGACCAGGACCGGTTCACCTGCCAGGCCCTGGTGGCGGCGGTCTCGACGTTGGTCACCAACGCGGTGCTCGACGACGACCCGCAGGCGGTGCTCCACCTGCACGGCCCGCTGATGGAGATGGCCGCGCGGCTGGTCGGGCCGGGCGTGACCGGGGCCTAG